The proteins below are encoded in one region of Peribacillus muralis:
- a CDS encoding fatty acid--CoA ligase family protein, with protein sequence MNLSEKLHQTALRQADKPAYYFMDQSTSYGELDKAVTRFADELHKLGVSKGDNVALVLGNSPHFIISLYGAIRAGATVIPVNPIYTPDEIGYILNNGDVKVVVALDKLLPLFEKMNPILSHVDSYVICETEPDNGDRSELSIYPKMKSFTNMILNGDARFEGPELDPDDTAIILYTSGTTGKPKGAMLTHTNIFSNALDVGEYLKITENDRVITTLPMFHVFSLTVVVNAPLLQGGTLLIVPQFSPKEIFRQIKKYDATVFAGVPTMYNFLFQYPEGQKDDLRSLRICISGGSAMPISLLESFEQKFNVRVSEGYGLSEASPVTCFNPLDRPRKAGSIGTSILRVENKVVNELGEEVPMNGVGELIVRGPNVMKGYYKMPEESAAVLKDGWLYTGDLARMDDEGYFFIVDRKKELIIVGGYNVYPREVEEILYAHPEVVEAAAIGAPDPNQGEVVQCFVVRKNEALTEEDLLDYCLEHLAKYKVPAKIEFLDELPKNTTGKILRRSLKTQVTHN encoded by the coding sequence ATGAATTTATCCGAAAAGCTTCATCAAACAGCTTTAAGACAGGCTGACAAACCAGCTTATTATTTTATGGATCAATCCACCTCGTATGGGGAATTGGATAAAGCCGTTACAAGGTTTGCTGATGAACTACATAAGCTTGGTGTTTCGAAAGGTGATAATGTTGCCCTGGTTTTAGGGAATTCACCACATTTCATTATTTCATTGTATGGAGCCATACGAGCTGGAGCTACCGTAATACCCGTAAATCCGATTTACACACCTGATGAGATTGGATACATCCTGAATAACGGCGATGTTAAGGTCGTCGTGGCATTGGATAAGCTGTTACCCTTATTTGAGAAAATGAACCCCATCCTTTCACATGTAGATTCCTATGTTATTTGTGAAACAGAGCCTGATAACGGGGATAGAAGCGAATTAAGCATATACCCAAAAATGAAATCGTTTACAAACATGATTTTAAATGGGGATGCACGCTTTGAAGGCCCGGAATTGGATCCCGATGATACGGCCATCATCCTCTATACGTCCGGAACAACAGGCAAGCCTAAAGGGGCAATGCTTACTCACACCAATATTTTCTCGAATGCACTTGATGTGGGCGAATATTTGAAAATCACGGAAAATGATCGAGTCATCACGACATTGCCCATGTTCCATGTTTTCAGTTTGACGGTCGTAGTGAATGCACCATTGCTGCAAGGAGGTACGCTATTAATTGTTCCGCAATTCAGTCCGAAGGAAATTTTCAGGCAAATCAAAAAATATGATGCAACCGTCTTTGCTGGCGTACCAACCATGTATAATTTTCTTTTCCAATATCCAGAAGGGCAAAAAGACGATTTAAGGTCATTGCGGATCTGCATTTCAGGCGGATCTGCCATGCCAATTTCTTTGCTTGAATCATTCGAACAAAAATTCAATGTTAGAGTTTCAGAGGGGTATGGCCTCTCCGAAGCATCTCCTGTTACATGCTTCAATCCTCTTGATAGGCCTAGGAAGGCGGGATCGATCGGAACATCCATCCTTAGGGTGGAAAACAAGGTCGTCAATGAGCTTGGTGAAGAAGTCCCAATGAACGGGGTAGGAGAATTGATTGTCAGAGGACCTAATGTCATGAAGGGGTATTATAAGATGCCCGAAGAGTCGGCAGCTGTATTGAAAGATGGCTGGTTATACACAGGTGATTTAGCCCGCATGGATGATGAAGGGTACTTTTTCATTGTAGATCGCAAGAAGGAACTGATCATTGTAGGTGGTTATAATGTATATCCACGGGAAGTCGAAGAAATCCTTTATGCCCACCCTGAAGTAGTTGAAGCAGCAGCGATAGGCGCGCCAGATCCAAATCAGGGAGAGGTGGTTCAATGCTTCGTGGTCAGGAAAAACGAAGCATTGACCGAAGAAGATCTGCTGGATTATTGCTTGGAGCACTTGGCTAAATATAAGGTGCCGGCAAAGATTGAATTTTTGGATGAACTTCCAAAAAACACAACCGGAAAAATTTTAAGGCGTTCATTAAAAACGCAAGTCACCCACAACTGA
- a CDS encoding HD domain-containing protein: MRDVKLLDIFTHPIAQKYLNRSGLAHAIAVAYHSFHLANEYNIDPDIAAKAGLLHDMGHFTWYRNGKWDYDLYKQNDIHPIKGAERAHKLLIRLGENPIKAKTISLAILFHTDSFLPSNDIIRTPLQQVVKWADEKDEEEGGKHHYRKIDFLRAKESIMNLDKLIDEEQRKRLSS, translated from the coding sequence ATGAGAGATGTAAAGCTATTAGATATTTTTACACATCCCATTGCTCAAAAATACTTGAACCGCTCAGGTCTTGCCCATGCGATTGCGGTAGCATACCATTCGTTTCACCTAGCCAACGAATATAACATAGATCCTGATATAGCTGCCAAGGCTGGACTTTTGCATGATATGGGGCACTTCACCTGGTACCGTAATGGAAAATGGGATTATGACCTGTACAAGCAAAATGATATCCATCCGATTAAAGGTGCGGAAAGAGCACATAAACTGTTAATCCGCCTAGGGGAAAATCCGATCAAGGCAAAAACCATTTCCCTCGCCATTTTATTTCACACCGATTCATTCTTACCTTCTAATGATATTATCCGTACCCCACTACAGCAGGTCGTCAAATGGGCAGACGAAAAAGATGAAGAAGAGGGCGGGAAGCACCATTACCGCAAAATTGATTTTCTCCGGGCAAAGGAAAGTATCATGAACCTTGATAAACTCATTGATGAAGAACAAAGAAAAAGGCTATCATCCTGA